One Brachybacterium kimchii genomic window carries:
- a CDS encoding 3-isopropylmalate dehydrogenase codes for MSSTKSIRLAVIEGDGIGHEVVPEGLKVLRAALAPEGVEVETTDFDLGAGRWRRTGETLTDEDMEQLAGHDAILLGAVGDPDIPSGILERGMLLKLRFGFDHFVNLRPTRLAPGVTSPLADPGDVDFVVVREGTEGPYVGNGGTMREGTDLEVATEVSLNTAVGVERVVRFAFDQAEARRSKLTLVHKHNVLVNAGHLWRRIVEKVGAEHPDVAVDYLHVDAATIFLVTDPARFDVIVTDNLFGDILTDLAGAISGGIGLAASGNINPTGAFPSMFEPVHGSAPDIAGQQKADPTATVLSVALLLEQQGFADAAARVRAAVDEDLSRRAELGARTTTQIGDALVAGVSGAAAVREG; via the coding sequence ATGAGCAGCACGAAGAGCATCCGACTCGCCGTCATCGAGGGCGACGGGATCGGCCACGAGGTCGTCCCCGAGGGTCTCAAGGTGCTGCGCGCCGCCCTCGCGCCCGAGGGCGTCGAGGTCGAGACCACCGACTTCGACCTCGGCGCGGGCCGCTGGCGCCGCACCGGTGAGACCCTCACCGACGAGGACATGGAGCAGCTCGCCGGGCACGACGCGATCCTGCTGGGAGCCGTCGGCGATCCCGACATCCCTTCCGGGATCCTCGAGCGCGGGATGCTGCTGAAGCTCCGCTTCGGCTTCGACCACTTCGTGAACCTGCGCCCCACGCGTCTCGCCCCCGGCGTCACCTCGCCGCTCGCCGACCCCGGCGACGTCGACTTCGTCGTGGTGCGCGAGGGCACCGAGGGCCCGTACGTGGGCAACGGCGGCACCATGCGAGAGGGCACCGACCTCGAGGTCGCCACCGAGGTCTCGCTGAACACCGCCGTGGGCGTCGAGCGCGTGGTCCGCTTCGCCTTCGACCAGGCTGAGGCGCGCCGCAGCAAGCTCACCCTCGTCCACAAGCACAACGTGCTCGTGAACGCCGGGCACCTGTGGCGCCGGATCGTCGAGAAGGTCGGCGCCGAGCACCCCGATGTCGCCGTCGACTACCTGCACGTGGATGCCGCGACCATCTTCCTGGTCACCGATCCCGCGCGCTTCGACGTGATCGTCACCGACAACCTCTTCGGCGACATCCTCACCGACCTCGCCGGCGCCATCAGCGGCGGCATCGGACTCGCCGCGAGCGGCAACATCAACCCCACGGGTGCCTTCCCCTCGATGTTCGAGCCCGTGCACGGCTCCGCCCCGGACATCGCCGGCCAGCAGAAGGCCGACCCCACCGCGACGGTCCTCTCCGTCGCCCTCCTGCTCGAGCAGCAGGGATTCGCCGACGCCGCCGCCCGCGTGCGCGCAGCCGTCGACGAGGACCTCTCCCGCCGCGCCGAACTCGGCGCGCGCACGACCACGCAGATCGGCGACGCCCTGGTCGCGGGCGTATCCGGCGCCGCGGCCGTACGCGAGGGCTGA
- a CDS encoding branched-chain amino acid aminotransferase translates to MSHLEFPLTETTRSQSDVDRAAVLAKPGFGEHFTDFMTHAQWTADDGWTSGEVVPFGPLTLSPAAAVFHYAQEIFEGLKAFRHADGSVWTFRPEKNAERMQRSARRLALPELPTEDFLASLKAQVSADEPWVPAAGGEDSLYIRPFMFASEAFLGVRAAQQVDYYVITSPAGAYFPRGVQPLVVWVSDNYARAGAGGTGDAKCGGNYASSLLGKKEAAEHGADEVLFLDSETHTTIDELSGMNVMAITNDGRILTPELTGSILEGVTRDSILQLARDRGLEPAEQKMSMDWVTDRITSGEIVEMFACGTAAVINPIGEFRSPKGSWTVGDGGSGEITLSLREELTGIQTGTVEDRHGWLHRLA, encoded by the coding sequence ATGTCCCATCTCGAGTTCCCGCTCACCGAGACCACCCGCAGCCAGTCCGACGTGGACCGCGCGGCGGTGCTCGCCAAGCCCGGCTTCGGCGAGCACTTCACCGACTTCATGACCCACGCGCAGTGGACCGCCGACGACGGCTGGACCAGTGGCGAGGTCGTGCCCTTCGGCCCGCTCACGCTGAGCCCGGCCGCGGCCGTCTTCCACTACGCCCAGGAGATCTTCGAGGGCCTCAAGGCGTTCCGTCACGCCGACGGCTCCGTGTGGACCTTCCGTCCTGAGAAGAACGCCGAGCGCATGCAGCGCTCTGCCCGCCGTCTCGCCCTGCCTGAGCTGCCCACCGAGGACTTCCTCGCGTCGTTGAAGGCCCAGGTCTCGGCCGACGAGCCGTGGGTGCCCGCCGCCGGCGGCGAGGACTCGCTGTACATCCGGCCGTTCATGTTCGCCTCCGAGGCGTTCCTGGGGGTGCGCGCCGCACAGCAGGTCGACTACTACGTGATCACCTCGCCCGCGGGCGCCTACTTCCCGCGCGGCGTGCAGCCCCTCGTGGTCTGGGTCTCCGACAACTACGCCCGCGCGGGCGCCGGCGGCACCGGCGACGCCAAGTGCGGCGGCAACTACGCCTCCTCGCTGCTGGGCAAGAAGGAGGCCGCCGAGCACGGGGCCGACGAGGTCCTGTTCCTGGACTCCGAGACCCACACGACCATCGACGAGCTCTCCGGCATGAACGTCATGGCGATCACGAACGACGGGCGCATCCTCACCCCCGAGCTCACCGGCTCGATCCTCGAGGGCGTCACCCGCGACTCGATCCTGCAGCTCGCCCGTGACCGCGGCCTCGAGCCCGCCGAGCAGAAGATGAGCATGGACTGGGTGACGGACAGGATCACCAGCGGCGAGATCGTCGAGATGTTCGCCTGCGGCACCGCAGCGGTCATCAACCCGATCGGCGAGTTCCGCTCCCCGAAGGGGTCGTGGACCGTCGGCGACGGCGGCTCGGGCGAGATCACCCTGTCCCTGCGCGAGGAGCTCACCGGCATCCAGACGGGCACGGTCGAGGACCGCCACGGATGGCTGCACCGCCTCGCGTGA
- a CDS encoding NAD-dependent epimerase/dehydratase family protein has product MRVLVTGGTGFIGAAVVRELREAGHHVLGLARSQRSADALAAAGAEPVRGSLEDPTALHAAAGRADAAIHTAFDNASPLRMRRAARTERAALEAIAAGFSGSLRPLVAAGGFAPVRSVGPLITEEDSASDRAGLLGRNVERTLMRLAAAGTNASVVRLPCVHGEGDRFTLPHLIALARRHGRSTFAGDGANRIPAVHHVDAARVFVGAIERAVPGARYDAVAEEGVPFRAIAEAIGAGLGVPTVSTRGLATLRAFGAYTPYATADRPAYSAITREQLGWAPTGPGVLADLERPEYFEG; this is encoded by the coding sequence ATGAGGGTCCTGGTCACCGGCGGCACCGGGTTCATCGGCGCCGCCGTGGTGCGCGAGCTGCGCGAGGCCGGGCACCACGTGCTCGGCCTCGCGCGCTCGCAGCGCTCGGCCGACGCCCTCGCGGCCGCCGGCGCTGAGCCGGTGCGGGGGAGCCTCGAGGACCCGACTGCCCTGCACGCCGCCGCGGGGCGGGCCGACGCCGCGATCCACACGGCCTTCGACAACGCGAGCCCGCTGCGCATGCGCCGGGCCGCCCGCACCGAGCGCGCGGCCCTCGAGGCGATCGCCGCCGGGTTCTCCGGTAGCCTGCGGCCCCTGGTCGCGGCGGGCGGCTTCGCGCCCGTGCGGAGCGTCGGCCCCCTGATCACCGAGGAGGACAGCGCCTCCGACCGCGCGGGCCTGCTGGGCAGGAACGTCGAGCGCACGCTCATGCGCCTCGCCGCGGCAGGGACGAACGCCTCCGTGGTGCGACTGCCGTGCGTGCACGGCGAGGGCGACCGCTTCACGCTGCCGCACCTCATCGCGCTCGCCCGCCGACACGGCCGCTCGACCTTCGCGGGCGACGGCGCGAACCGGATCCCCGCCGTGCACCACGTCGACGCCGCGCGCGTCTTCGTCGGCGCCATCGAGCGGGCGGTCCCCGGCGCGCGCTATGACGCCGTGGCCGAGGAGGGCGTCCCCTTCCGCGCCATCGCGGAGGCCATCGGCGCAGGGCTGGGTGTCCCGACCGTGAGCACGCGCGGCCTCGCCACGCTGCGGGCGTTCGGCGCGTACACGCCCTACGCGACCGCGGACCGGCCGGCCTACAGCGCGATCACCCGGGAGCAGCTGGGCTGGGCGCCGACGGGTCCCGGCGTGCTCGCGGACCTGGAGCGGCCGGAGTACTTCGAGGGCTGA
- a CDS encoding cation:proton antiporter family protein, whose product MGELLVTYLVVVFGLGLLARLLRLPPLIGYLGAGFLLHAIGVAELSALPMLADLGVALMLFAIGLHLDLRVLLRVEVWLTAGAHMLAMTVIGAVFLAVLGLVGLAGPEPLHKLLELALVLSFSSTIMVLKVLADRDDEQSLYGRICIGVLIMQDVIAVVLIAVSTGSAPNPWSLGLLVIVPVLVVITRRWHRLGDGDLGALFGLAMALVPGYALFEYLGLSGGLGSLLMGVILSKHTGADKLARTMFTLKELLLVCFFVEIGFEGVPTLRDVIDGLSLLLLLPVQAAVYWLLLWLLGLRNRTSVLASLLLANYSEFALILAAVGVQAGWLSTQWLNALVIAVTGGFILSSLSNPLATTFGTRLAMRLPKHAPDRLHRDDRPIDLANAEAVVLGMGRVGRMAYLQLRDVHGYRVLGVEHDAALVTTLRSHGFRVVEGDATDRDFWLRVREDAGVVVVVLAMPSQTANLGALGELRLVGGERPGRVIAAIAKYTEDVDEFERAGLSTVVHLYAGAGETLADRAAEARAEWSDGMPRSDG is encoded by the coding sequence ATGGGCGAGCTGCTGGTGACCTACCTGGTCGTGGTCTTCGGACTCGGCCTGCTGGCACGCCTGCTGCGGCTCCCGCCCCTCATCGGCTACCTCGGCGCAGGCTTCCTGCTGCACGCGATCGGCGTCGCGGAGCTCTCCGCCCTGCCGATGCTCGCGGACCTGGGCGTGGCCCTCATGCTCTTCGCGATCGGCCTCCACCTGGACCTGCGCGTGCTGCTGCGCGTCGAGGTGTGGCTGACTGCGGGCGCGCACATGCTCGCCATGACCGTGATCGGCGCCGTCTTCCTCGCCGTCCTGGGCCTCGTCGGGCTCGCAGGTCCGGAGCCCCTGCACAAGCTGCTCGAGCTCGCGCTGGTGCTCTCGTTCTCCTCCACGATCATGGTGCTGAAGGTCCTCGCCGACCGCGACGACGAGCAGTCGCTGTACGGGCGCATCTGCATCGGCGTGCTGATCATGCAGGACGTGATCGCCGTGGTGCTGATCGCCGTCTCCACCGGCAGCGCGCCGAACCCGTGGTCGCTGGGCCTGCTCGTCATCGTGCCGGTGCTCGTGGTCATCACGAGGCGCTGGCACCGCCTGGGCGACGGCGATCTGGGGGCGCTGTTCGGACTCGCCATGGCGCTCGTGCCCGGGTACGCGCTCTTCGAGTACCTCGGCCTCTCGGGCGGGCTGGGATCGCTGCTGATGGGCGTGATCCTCTCCAAGCACACGGGAGCCGACAAGCTCGCCCGCACCATGTTCACGCTCAAGGAGCTGCTGCTGGTCTGCTTCTTCGTAGAGATCGGCTTCGAGGGCGTGCCGACGCTGCGGGACGTCATCGACGGACTCTCCCTGCTGCTCCTGCTGCCCGTGCAGGCGGCCGTGTACTGGCTGCTGCTGTGGCTGCTGGGGCTGCGCAATCGCACGAGCGTCCTCGCCTCGCTGCTGCTGGCGAACTACTCCGAGTTCGCACTGATCCTCGCCGCGGTCGGCGTGCAGGCCGGATGGCTCTCCACGCAGTGGCTCAACGCCCTGGTGATCGCGGTGACCGGTGGATTCATCCTGTCCTCGCTGAGCAACCCGCTGGCCACCACGTTCGGCACGCGCCTGGCGATGCGACTGCCCAAGCACGCCCCCGACCGGCTCCACCGGGACGACAGACCGATCGATCTCGCCAATGCGGAGGCCGTGGTGCTCGGCATGGGACGAGTGGGCCGGATGGCCTACCTCCAGCTGCGTGACGTGCACGGCTACCGGGTGCTCGGCGTCGAGCACGACGCGGCGCTCGTGACCACGCTGCGCTCCCACGGCTTCCGTGTGGTCGAGGGAGATGCGACCGACCGGGACTTCTGGCTGCGGGTGCGGGAGGACGCCGGCGTGGTCGTCGTGGTCCTCGCCATGCCCTCGCAGACCGCGAACCTCGGGGCCCTCGGCGAGCTGCGCCTGGTGGGCGGCGAGCGTCCGGGCCGCGTGATCGCGGCGATCGCGAAGTACACGGAGGACGTCGACGAGTTCGAGCGCGCGGGCCTCTCGACCGTCGTCCACCTCTACGCGGGCGCCGGCGAGACCCTCGCCGACCGCGCCGCGGAGGCGCGGGCGGAATGGTCAGACGGCATGCCGAGGTCCGACGGGTGA
- a CDS encoding patatin-like phospholipase family protein, which produces MAPESSIPAHATADTWGIVLGGGGATGNAWLIGVLAGLRDGGLDAADADLLVGTSAGATAAAQAASGDLAALYAAALETPPAAPAPGPRAASLRADGAPDAPRAAPPVDHLTRTQRIIDAAEDAPHMRRLLGAAALDFPDARSNAWTERWRSIVGGRLPTSRWPEIPLRITALDAETGEGTVFDREAGVPLVDAVAASCSSGLPYRIGDRWFLDGGYRRNENADLARGMERVLVLSPFGGRTRHPLAWNMQLSAQVEELRAAGAEVQVIVPDPRTQPLIGAGAMDLSKRSETARAGHRTGLQHAG; this is translated from the coding sequence ATGGCACCCGAGTCCTCGATCCCTGCCCACGCGACGGCGGACACCTGGGGCATCGTGCTCGGCGGCGGGGGCGCCACGGGCAACGCCTGGCTGATCGGCGTCCTCGCGGGACTCCGCGACGGCGGCCTCGACGCGGCCGACGCCGACCTCCTCGTCGGCACCTCCGCAGGAGCGACGGCCGCGGCTCAAGCGGCATCCGGAGACCTCGCCGCGCTCTATGCAGCCGCCCTCGAGACGCCACCCGCTGCTCCCGCCCCTGGCCCGCGCGCCGCGTCCCTACGCGCCGACGGCGCGCCGGATGCGCCGCGGGCGGCTCCGCCCGTGGACCACCTGACCCGCACGCAGCGGATCATCGATGCCGCCGAGGACGCCCCGCACATGCGGCGACTCCTGGGCGCCGCGGCGCTGGACTTCCCGGACGCTCGCTCGAACGCCTGGACCGAGCGCTGGCGGAGCATCGTCGGCGGGCGACTGCCCACGTCCCGATGGCCTGAGATCCCACTGCGGATCACGGCGCTCGACGCCGAGACCGGCGAGGGCACCGTCTTCGATCGCGAAGCGGGTGTCCCGCTCGTGGATGCGGTCGCGGCGAGCTGCTCGAGCGGACTCCCCTACCGGATCGGGGACCGCTGGTTCCTGGACGGCGGCTACCGGCGCAACGAGAACGCCGACCTCGCCCGCGGCATGGAGCGCGTGCTGGTGCTCTCCCCCTTCGGCGGGCGCACCCGCCATCCCCTCGCCTGGAACATGCAGCTCTCGGCACAGGTCGAGGAGCTGCGCGCAGCCGGAGCCGAGGTGCAGGTGATCGTGCCTGATCCCCGGACGCAGCCCCTCATCGGGGCGGGCGCCATGGATCTCTCCAAGCGTTCGGAGACGGCGCGCGCCGGTCACCGCACGGGGCTGCAGCACGCCGGATGA
- a CDS encoding CPBP family intramembrane glutamic endopeptidase produces the protein MSTAAQNPAPEHSVPHASAAPQRPAPRIVPPVILDRVPWKRVGLFVLLAYVIFAVFAAPFWFLPGGIANPFFTLVIAVGMWAPALASIIMAKGVERTNWRTRVGLRFRGRWRGILAWSVIGVVAIAAVILLTSVITVLRGVPGDLTGGTWLAVGTQQISDLTGADIPPIAFVLIMAFNLVFGLVVTAFATLGEEIGWRGWLWPALRPLGRVRAALVMGVIWALWHTPVMAIGYNYPGVARYVAIPFFILPCIVMSLLFCGLADRAGGSPLPSTWAHAAVNALGATLLGIFSTMATGAALNPLIDTQAGIIGVVLLLITAAVIVPWRARRPIVRGLPSAPVPSDASPASAHASDPAPSAPGSGRIEG, from the coding sequence ATGAGCACCGCAGCCCAGAACCCCGCACCCGAGCATTCCGTCCCTCATGCATCCGCAGCGCCGCAGCGCCCGGCACCGCGGATCGTCCCGCCGGTGATCCTCGACCGGGTGCCGTGGAAGCGCGTGGGCCTGTTCGTCCTGCTCGCCTATGTCATCTTCGCCGTGTTCGCCGCGCCCTTCTGGTTCCTGCCCGGCGGCATCGCGAATCCGTTCTTCACCCTGGTGATCGCGGTGGGCATGTGGGCGCCCGCGCTCGCCTCGATCATCATGGCCAAGGGCGTGGAGAGGACGAACTGGCGCACCCGCGTGGGTCTGCGCTTCCGCGGACGCTGGCGCGGGATCCTCGCCTGGTCGGTGATCGGCGTCGTCGCCATCGCGGCCGTGATCCTGCTGACCTCCGTGATCACGGTGCTGCGCGGCGTCCCGGGCGATCTCACCGGCGGCACCTGGCTGGCCGTCGGCACCCAGCAGATCTCCGACCTCACGGGCGCCGACATCCCTCCGATCGCCTTCGTCCTGATCATGGCGTTCAACCTGGTCTTCGGCCTGGTCGTCACGGCCTTCGCGACTCTCGGCGAGGAGATCGGATGGCGGGGCTGGCTGTGGCCCGCACTGCGTCCGCTGGGCCGGGTGCGCGCCGCGCTCGTGATGGGCGTGATCTGGGCGCTCTGGCACACGCCGGTGATGGCGATCGGGTACAACTACCCCGGTGTCGCCCGCTACGTCGCGATCCCCTTCTTCATCCTCCCGTGCATCGTGATGTCGCTGCTGTTCTGCGGCCTGGCCGACCGCGCGGGCGGCAGTCCCCTCCCCTCGACCTGGGCGCACGCGGCGGTGAACGCGCTGGGCGCCACGCTGCTCGGCATCTTCAGCACGATGGCGACCGGTGCGGCCCTGAATCCGCTGATCGACACGCAGGCCGGGATCATCGGTGTCGTGCTGCTGCTGATCACGGCCGCCGTCATCGTCCCGTGGAGGGCACGGCGACCGATCGTGCGCGGGCTCCCCTCGGCGCCCGTCCCGTCGGACGCCTCCCCTGCGAGCGCCCATGCGTCGGACCCCGCCCCGTCGGCGCCCGGATCCGGCAGGATCGAGGGGTGA
- a CDS encoding class I SAM-dependent methyltransferase — protein MTSSFEELLRIGAEADVSGWDFSWLDGRATEERPPWGYARRLGERLEGASASLDIQTGGGEVLAQASRLPTLAVATESWPPNIARATALLHPRGIAVVADPDEPPLPFADGAFDLVTSRHPATIHWGEIARVLRPGGTYFAQHVGPASAFELIEFFLGPLPEQRLGRDPGVEAEQARAAGLEVVDLRTARLRIEIFDVAAVVYLLRKVIWWVPGFTVDAHRERLRDLHERIRSDGPFVAHSSRHLIEARKPSRSVSEDDVENRPASPTPA, from the coding sequence ATGACCTCATCGTTCGAAGAGCTGCTGCGGATCGGCGCGGAGGCCGACGTCTCCGGCTGGGACTTCTCCTGGCTCGATGGGCGCGCGACCGAGGAGCGCCCTCCATGGGGTTACGCACGGCGGCTCGGTGAGCGGCTCGAGGGGGCGTCTGCCTCGCTCGACATCCAGACCGGCGGGGGAGAGGTGCTCGCCCAGGCATCGAGGCTTCCGACGCTCGCGGTGGCCACGGAGTCCTGGCCGCCGAACATCGCACGCGCCACGGCGCTGCTGCATCCGCGCGGGATCGCCGTGGTCGCCGACCCCGATGAGCCGCCTCTGCCCTTCGCCGACGGCGCCTTCGACCTGGTCACCAGTCGGCACCCCGCCACGATCCACTGGGGCGAGATCGCCCGTGTGCTGCGACCCGGAGGGACCTACTTCGCCCAGCACGTCGGCCCCGCGAGCGCCTTCGAGCTCATCGAGTTCTTCCTCGGACCGCTGCCCGAGCAGCGACTCGGGCGCGACCCCGGCGTGGAGGCGGAGCAGGCGCGAGCCGCCGGCCTCGAGGTCGTCGACCTGCGCACCGCGCGGCTGCGCATCGAGATCTTCGACGTCGCCGCCGTGGTCTACCTGCTGCGCAAGGTGATCTGGTGGGTCCCCGGCTTCACCGTCGACGCCCACCGCGAACGCCTGCGCGACCTGCACGAGCGGATCCGGTCCGACGGGCCCTTCGTCGCCCACTCGAGCCGTCACCTCATCGAGGCCCGGAAGCCCTCGCGATCCGTCTCGGAGGATGATGTCGAGAACCGCCCGGCGTCTCCGACCCCTGCATGA
- a CDS encoding YciI family protein, whose translation MARYLLLKHYRGAPEGVNDHPMDTWTPDEVTAHLRYMDDFMDRLRESGEFVATGALADEGLWVRYGGEGKPPVTDGPFPESKDLIAGGMVIDVESRERAIELAAELSAEPGKDGLPIHEWLEVRPFLGEGAPAED comes from the coding sequence ATGGCCCGATACCTGCTCCTCAAGCACTACCGCGGCGCCCCCGAGGGGGTGAACGACCACCCGATGGACACGTGGACACCCGACGAGGTCACGGCGCACCTCCGGTACATGGACGACTTCATGGACCGGCTGCGCGAGAGCGGCGAGTTCGTCGCCACCGGCGCGCTCGCCGACGAGGGCCTGTGGGTCCGATACGGCGGTGAGGGGAAGCCCCCGGTCACCGACGGCCCATTCCCCGAGTCCAAGGACCTCATCGCCGGCGGGATGGTCATCGACGTCGAGAGCCGCGAGCGCGCCATCGAGCTCGCCGCCGAGCTCTCGGCGGAGCCCGGCAAGGACGGCCTGCCGATCCACGAATGGCTCGAGGTGCGCCCCTTCCTCGGCGAGGGCGCGCCCGCCGAGGACTGA
- a CDS encoding RNA polymerase sigma factor produces the protein MDDRRVRKLVPATIAAMRRRGADFADAEDAVQEALVQALERWPREPPGDPAAWLVTVAWRRHVDAVRSASSRRRREEADHALSTRQAEDRAHTDPGVTTSGAQGLDDTLELFFLCAHRALSPSAAAALTLRAVGGLTTRQIAAAHMVPEATMAQRISRAKRTIAGRRLDEPGDVSTVAQVLYLIFNEGYRGEIDLASEAIRLARQLHRAVDHPEASGLLSLMLLHHARRPARFAADGGLVPLSDQDRSLWDSRGIAEGVGILQRALAHDSIGPFQAQAAIAALHADARTVEETDWVQIVGWYDDLLALTESPVVALNRAIAVGEADGALAGLAALAEVAEDVPRRTAAAAYLHEKAGRTELAAELYARAARNAGSLPEREHLLRQAARLGGGGDARATSHRRTTTRPDGVV, from the coding sequence ATCGATGACCGGCGCGTCCGGAAGCTGGTCCCCGCGACGATCGCTGCGATGCGACGTCGCGGGGCCGACTTCGCCGACGCCGAGGACGCCGTCCAGGAGGCGCTCGTCCAGGCGCTCGAGCGCTGGCCGCGGGAACCTCCGGGCGACCCTGCGGCATGGCTCGTCACCGTCGCGTGGCGACGCCATGTGGACGCCGTGCGCTCCGCATCCTCCCGCCGCAGGAGGGAGGAGGCGGACCACGCGCTCAGCACGAGGCAGGCGGAGGACCGGGCGCACACGGATCCCGGCGTGACGACGTCCGGCGCCCAGGGCCTCGACGACACCCTCGAGCTCTTCTTCCTGTGCGCCCACCGTGCGCTCAGTCCGTCCGCCGCCGCCGCTCTCACCCTCCGCGCGGTCGGCGGCCTGACCACGAGACAGATCGCTGCCGCCCACATGGTTCCCGAAGCCACGATGGCCCAGCGCATCAGCCGCGCCAAGCGCACGATCGCCGGACGCCGGCTCGATGAGCCCGGCGACGTCTCCACCGTGGCGCAGGTGCTGTACCTGATCTTCAACGAGGGATACCGGGGAGAGATCGACCTCGCGTCGGAGGCGATCCGTCTGGCCCGCCAGCTGCACCGCGCCGTGGATCATCCCGAGGCGTCCGGGCTGCTGTCGCTCATGCTCCTGCACCATGCCCGGCGTCCCGCCCGGTTCGCCGCGGACGGCGGCCTGGTCCCGCTCTCGGACCAGGACCGCTCGCTGTGGGACTCCCGCGGCATCGCCGAAGGCGTGGGGATCCTCCAGCGCGCCCTCGCGCACGACTCGATCGGTCCTTTCCAGGCCCAGGCGGCCATCGCCGCGCTGCATGCGGACGCCCGCACCGTCGAGGAGACCGACTGGGTGCAGATCGTCGGCTGGTACGACGACCTGCTGGCACTCACCGAGAGCCCCGTGGTGGCGCTGAACCGCGCGATCGCCGTGGGGGAGGCCGACGGCGCGCTCGCCGGCCTGGCCGCACTCGCCGAGGTCGCCGAGGACGTGCCCCGCCGCACGGCCGCCGCCGCATACCTGCACGAGAAGGCGGGGCGGACCGAGCTCGCCGCAGAGCTCTACGCTCGTGCCGCGCGGAATGCGGGCAGCCTGCCTGAGCGCGAGCACCTGCTGCGCCAGGCCGCCCGCCTCGGCGGCGGCGGTGATGCTCGGGCGACGTCCCACCGACGCACCACGACGCGCCCTGACGGCGTCGTCTAG
- a CDS encoding glycine cleavage system protein R, which translates to MTQLVLTAIGEDREGLVSALARVVEAQGGNWLDSQFARLAGTFAGIVLVEIQEERATALEAAVADLLSEVGWSIEVTRAPESASDARGRAPGSAAFDEQPLRVHLLGQDRPGMVHQVSRALAEQGVSIESFRSWTLDAPEGGGVLFEAEALARLPGADGETGDVEMVRRVLEPIANDLMVDLDLEDAAAPTGA; encoded by the coding sequence ATGACGCAACTCGTGCTGACCGCGATCGGTGAGGATCGCGAAGGACTCGTCTCCGCCCTGGCCCGCGTGGTCGAGGCGCAGGGAGGGAACTGGCTCGACAGCCAGTTCGCCCGTCTCGCCGGAACGTTCGCGGGCATCGTCCTCGTGGAGATCCAGGAGGAGCGCGCCACAGCGCTCGAGGCCGCCGTGGCGGACCTGCTCTCCGAGGTCGGATGGAGCATCGAGGTGACCCGTGCGCCGGAGAGCGCCTCCGATGCGCGCGGTCGCGCACCCGGCTCCGCCGCGTTCGACGAGCAGCCGCTGCGCGTCCACCTCCTCGGCCAGGACCGTCCCGGGATGGTCCATCAGGTCAGCCGCGCGCTGGCCGAGCAGGGCGTGAGCATCGAGTCCTTCCGCTCCTGGACGCTGGACGCCCCGGAGGGCGGCGGGGTGCTGTTCGAGGCCGAGGCGCTCGCGCGCCTGCCCGGCGCCGACGGGGAGACGGGCGACGTCGAGATGGTGCGCCGCGTGCTCGAGCCGATTGCGAACGACCTCATGGTCGACCTGGATCTCGAGGACGCCGCCGCGCCGACGGGCGCCTGA